In Rhododendron vialii isolate Sample 1 chromosome 9a, ASM3025357v1, the following are encoded in one genomic region:
- the LOC131299700 gene encoding LOW QUALITY PROTEIN: protein CHROMATIN REMODELING 19-like (The sequence of the model RefSeq protein was modified relative to this genomic sequence to represent the inferred CDS: inserted 4 bases in 4 codons; substituted 1 base at 1 genomic stop codon) — MQYRVVSVSKFVWNSKVTTTPENSAILADEMGXGKTIQAITYLTLLKHLEGDPGPHLIVCPASVLENWERELKKWCPSFSVLQYHGAGRAAYSKELSSLGKTGFPPPFNVILACYSLFERCSVQQKDDWKVLKRWNWSCVLMDEAHALKDKSSYRWKNLMSVARKANQRLMLTGXPLQNDLHVLWSLLEFMMPDLFDTGDVDLKKLLNSGDTDLISXMKSIMGPFILRRLKADVMEQLVPKIQEVKYVEMVKQQDDAYKEAIEECRARTXTNNGTSTLPQRQISNYFVQFHKIANHPLLVRRMYTDEDVVRFAKKLHPMGVFGFECTLDRVIEELKCYNDYSIHRLLLHHGVSDKKGVLSDEHVMISVKCQELANLLPSLKESGHWVLIFSQWTSMLDILERTLDVVRVTYRRLDGSTQVTERQTIVDTFNNDTSIFTCLLSTRAGGQGLNLIGADTVDIHDMDFNPQIDQQAEDRCHRIGQTKEVTMYRLVTKGXDENVYEIAKQKLVLDAAVLKSGEEVKTEGGDMPDNKTMGEILSSLLLGS; from the exons ATGCAGTATCGTGTAGTTTCAGTATCAAAGTTTGTATGGAACTCAAAAGTAACTACTACTCCAGAGAACAGTG CCATATTGGCAGATGAGATGG CTGGTAAGACAATACAG GCTATAACATATTTAACCTTGCTGAAACACTTGGAAGGTGATCCAGGACCCCATTTAATTGTATGCCCTGCTTCTGTTTTGGAAAACTGGGAAAGAGAGCTGAAGAAGTGGTGTCCCTCATTTTCTGTACTCCAGTATCATGGGGCTGGGCGGGCAGCGTATTCAAAAGAATTGAGCTCTCTGGGCAAGACTGGATTTCCACCTCCATTTAATGTTATTCTCGCGTGTTATTCACTTTTTGAGCGATGCAG TGTTCAACAGAAAGATGACTGGAAAGTTTTGAAAcgctggaattggagttgtgtgCTGATGGATGAGGCTCATGCGTTGAAAGATAAAAGCAGCTATAGGTGGAAAAACCTAATGTCCGTTGCCCGGAAAGCCAACCAGCGCCTGATGCTTACAG CCCCACTACAAAATGATTTACATGTAT TATGGTCATTGTTGGAGTTTATGATGCCTGATCTATTTGACACTGGAGATGTAGACTTGAAAAAGCTTTTGAATTCGGGAGATACGGATTTGATTT TTATGAAGTCCATAATGGGCCCTTTTATTTTGAGACGTTTAAAAGCTGATGTAATGGAGCAACTAGTCCCAAAGATTCAAGAG GTTAAGTACGTGGAAATGGTTAAGCAACAGGATGATGCTTATAAGGAAGCCATTGAGGAGTGTCGTGCTCGTACGTAGACTAATAATGGTACTAGCACTCTCCCTCAGCGTCAGATTTCCAACTATTTTGTCCAGTTTCATAAG ATTGCAAACCATCCTTTACTGGTGAGGCGTATGTATACTGATGAAGATGTTGTCCGGTTTGCTAAAAAGTTGCATCCTATGGGTGTGTTTGGCTTTGAATGTACCTTGGACAGAGTAATTGAGGAGCTCAAGTGCTACAATGACTACTCTATTCACCGG CTTTTACTTCATCATGGTGTGTCTGATAAGAAGGGAGTTCTTTCAGATGAGCATGTTATGATTTCAGTAAAATGTCAG GAACTAGCCAATCTTCTACCATCACTAAAAGAAAGTGGGCATTGGGTTCTTATTTTCAGTCAATGGACATCCATGCTTGATATCTTGGAGAGGACTTTGGATGTAGTCCGGGTTACTTATAGGCGCCTTGATGGAAG TACTCAGGTTACGGAGAGACAAACAATAGTAGATACATTCAATAATGACACATCAATATTCACATGCTTGTTGTCTACAAGAGCTGGAGGGCAGGGCTTGAACTTGATTGGAGCTGACACCGTTGACATCCACGACATGGATTTCAATCCACAGATTGACCAACAAGCTGAGGATCGATGTCATCGTATTGGTCAGACAAAAGAGGTTACGATGTATAG GTTGGTGACCAAGG ATGATGAGAATGTATATGAGATTGCAAAACAGAAATTAGTATTGGATGCTGCTGTGCTCAAATCCGGCGAGGAAGTGAAAACTGAAGGTGGAGATATGCCCGATAATAAGACCATGGGAGAGATATTGTCGTCACTGTTGCTAGGATCATAA